The Lewinellaceae bacterium genome has a segment encoding these proteins:
- a CDS encoding lipopolysaccharide biosynthesis protein yields MDKSLSDQSMHAFFWLSIDKLGGSTMNFIITIILARLLLPEDFGLVAMVMVFFELCSTFVESGFFPALVREKSISEMDKSTTFIFNLISAIIVYIILFLAAPAIARLFDQEILTLIVRLMGINLIIFAFSIIQRAQLTHQIDFKTQTKVRLVAVLISGGVAILLALNGFGVWSLVAKILLMALIDTTLLWIMKPWTPVLTFHQESFKRLFGFGYKILLSSLLDKFYQQIYKLLIGKFYSSATLGFYTQASNFSNMVINTLFRTLEKITYPVLSKLQDNRERLKAGYRKVIKMSSFIVIPAMVMLGVLAKPLILSLIGEKWLPAVPFLHLLCISGITYHFSQINLNMLLVLGRSDLGLKLEIIKKITITLAIIIGIQFGIYGLVIGEVIAAYINLFINAYYSKIFLKYSLYQQVKDVSATFFFSIITGLLILCLLNFTPITGIFLVILASGGGLVVYFGLHLFAKTEEMQVLLQVILPKTIHLLRH; encoded by the coding sequence ATGGATAAATCCCTAAGCGATCAGTCAATGCATGCCTTCTTTTGGTTATCCATTGACAAACTAGGCGGCAGCACAATGAATTTTATCATTACGATCATCCTGGCCCGGTTGCTGTTACCAGAAGATTTTGGATTGGTGGCCATGGTAATGGTTTTCTTTGAGCTCTGTTCCACCTTTGTGGAAAGCGGTTTTTTCCCGGCACTGGTCAGGGAAAAAAGCATTTCAGAAATGGACAAATCCACTACCTTTATTTTTAATCTTATTTCGGCAATCATCGTTTATATCATCCTCTTTTTAGCTGCTCCGGCCATCGCAAGACTTTTTGACCAGGAGATATTGACTTTGATCGTCAGGCTGATGGGAATTAACCTGATCATTTTTGCCTTTTCCATCATTCAACGCGCCCAGTTAACCCACCAGATCGATTTTAAAACCCAAACGAAGGTGCGCTTGGTGGCGGTTTTGATCTCTGGCGGAGTCGCCATTCTATTGGCGTTGAATGGTTTCGGGGTCTGGAGCCTGGTGGCAAAAATTCTACTCATGGCTCTCATAGATACAACCCTGCTTTGGATAATGAAACCCTGGACGCCTGTCCTGACTTTCCACCAGGAATCCTTCAAACGATTGTTTGGTTTTGGGTATAAGATTTTACTATCGAGCTTGCTGGATAAATTCTACCAGCAAATTTACAAGCTGCTTATTGGGAAATTCTATTCCAGTGCCACCCTTGGTTTTTACACCCAGGCTTCCAATTTTTCAAATATGGTTATCAATACCCTGTTCAGAACCCTGGAAAAAATCACCTACCCGGTTTTATCAAAACTACAGGACAACAGGGAGCGGCTGAAAGCAGGTTACAGAAAGGTCATCAAAATGAGCTCATTTATTGTGATCCCCGCGATGGTCATGCTCGGGGTACTGGCCAAACCACTTATCCTGTCGCTGATCGGTGAAAAATGGCTGCCCGCGGTACCTTTTCTTCATCTGCTGTGTATCTCAGGAATTACCTATCATTTTAGCCAAATAAACCTGAATATGCTACTGGTGTTGGGGCGTTCGGACCTTGGATTAAAACTGGAGATCATCAAAAAAATAACCATCACCCTGGCCATTATCATAGGCATCCAATTCGGCATATACGGTTTGGTGATCGGGGAAGTCATCGCGGCCTATATCAATCTGTTCATCAATGCATACTACTCAAAAATATTTCTGAAATACTCTCTTTACCAACAGGTAAAAGATGTTTCCGCTACATTTTTCTTTAGCATCATTACCGGCCTGCTAATCCTGTGTTTGTTAAATTTTACCCCCATTACCGGAATTTTCTTGGTCATTTTGGCATCCGGTGGCGGGTTAGTGGTCTACTTCGGACTTCACCTGTTTGCCAAAACAGAAGAGATGCAAGTACTTCTCCAGGTTATTCTGCCGAAAACGATCCATTTATTGAGGCATTAA
- a CDS encoding UpxY family transcription antiterminator, which produces MKQNNKYGLDESLPRWFAVYLRYKREKAVHESFLKKGIESYLPLQQFTRRYTRKVRVVNLPLISCYIFVRITKKNYVPVLETPDVVNFVRFSNELISIPEDEIKLIQRILGEGIEVEAESNAYHEGDLVEIIGGNLTGIRGILLHPDNKKNFQVELTHTGYSLRMQVDRKLLRKLRPNDKPAKIYQ; this is translated from the coding sequence ATGAAACAAAATAACAAATATGGTTTGGACGAATCCCTGCCTCGTTGGTTTGCTGTTTATTTAAGATACAAGAGGGAAAAAGCGGTTCATGAAAGTTTCTTAAAAAAAGGCATTGAATCATATCTCCCTTTGCAACAGTTCACCAGGCGTTATACGCGGAAAGTCCGTGTGGTGAATCTACCGCTTATCAGTTGTTATATTTTCGTGCGGATCACCAAAAAAAATTATGTTCCTGTCCTTGAAACCCCCGATGTGGTCAATTTCGTAAGGTTTTCCAATGAATTGATCTCCATCCCTGAAGATGAAATAAAACTCATTCAGCGGATTCTTGGAGAAGGAATTGAGGTTGAGGCGGAGTCAAATGCGTACCATGAAGGAGATCTGGTCGAAATTATTGGTGGAAACCTTACAGGTATCAGAGGCATTTTACTCCATCCGGATAACAAAAAAAATTTCCAGGTTGAATTAACACATACAGGATATTCCCTGCGGATGCAAGTAGATCGAAAATTATTGAGAAAACTAAGACCCAATGACAAACCGGCTAAAATTTATCAATAG
- a CDS encoding efflux RND transporter periplasmic adaptor subunit — translation MESPGMDRRIEKKKWSTQRILYLAGIALLFLLVFFVFKNLNKKVYKLDPSKISVKKVEKGDFQDMILIDGDVEPIKLVLVNTLEGGAVEDIFIEDGVRVTKGTPLLRLSNPSVTLGYMNQETAIVEQINNLRNLKLSLEKDQRNLAESLIDSENNFLQALRSFKTDSALFVQHVIAENDFIKIRDAYDYRLKKRDFMEINVKKSEEENRIQIKQINNSVAMMEQYLELIHENMEKMLVKAPVSGMLSSFDPDLGESFLPNQTVAKIDVQSGFKINGQVDEYYLNKVQTGQRARFSFDGQLVNLKVAKVLPEVVNRRFQIELEFEGQIPKNISIGQSLQLRLELSDTRESIMIPRGNYFQSSGGQYVYVLDDEGEAHKRYIKLGSQNPSYYEVLEGLEVGERFITSSYDEYKNFETIVINN, via the coding sequence ATGGAATCACCTGGCATGGATCGAAGGATCGAAAAAAAGAAATGGAGTACCCAAAGAATTTTATACCTGGCCGGAATAGCCTTATTATTCTTACTAGTCTTTTTTGTTTTTAAAAACCTCAATAAAAAAGTTTACAAACTGGATCCATCCAAAATTTCAGTAAAGAAAGTCGAAAAAGGAGATTTTCAGGATATGATCCTTATCGATGGAGATGTGGAACCCATAAAACTTGTTTTGGTCAATACCCTGGAAGGAGGCGCTGTGGAAGATATCTTTATCGAAGACGGTGTCAGGGTAACGAAAGGTACACCGCTTTTGCGATTGAGTAACCCTTCGGTTACCCTCGGGTATATGAACCAGGAAACTGCTATTGTGGAACAGATCAATAACCTCAGGAACTTAAAACTGTCGCTTGAAAAAGATCAAAGAAATCTTGCCGAGTCACTGATCGACAGCGAAAATAATTTCCTGCAGGCCCTTCGCTCTTTCAAAACGGATTCGGCTTTGTTTGTTCAGCATGTCATTGCCGAGAATGACTTCATCAAAATCAGGGATGCTTACGATTACCGGCTTAAAAAGCGGGACTTTATGGAAATTAATGTTAAGAAAAGCGAGGAAGAGAATAGAATTCAAATAAAACAGATCAATAACTCTGTGGCCATGATGGAACAATACCTTGAACTGATCCATGAGAATATGGAAAAGATGCTGGTCAAAGCTCCGGTCAGCGGTATGTTGTCTTCTTTTGATCCCGATCTTGGCGAGTCCTTCCTGCCCAACCAAACTGTTGCAAAAATTGATGTTCAATCCGGTTTTAAAATAAACGGGCAGGTCGATGAATACTATTTAAATAAAGTACAAACAGGGCAACGTGCCCGGTTTTCATTTGATGGACAACTGGTCAACCTGAAGGTGGCAAAAGTGTTGCCGGAAGTGGTGAACAGGCGTTTCCAGATAGAATTGGAATTTGAAGGTCAGATCCCCAAAAACATTTCTATTGGTCAATCCTTGCAACTCAGGCTGGAACTATCGGATACCCGGGAATCCATAATGATCCCTCGTGGCAATTATTTCCAGTCTTCGGGAGGCCAATATGTATACGTGCTTGATGATGAGGGAGAGGCTCACAAGCGGTATATCAAACTCGGCAGCCAGAACCCAAGCTATTATGAGGTTTTGGAAGGCCTTGAGGTTGGGGAGCGGTTCATTACCTCTTCCTATGATGAGTACAAAAATTTTGAAACCATTGTGATTAATAATTAA
- a CDS encoding polysaccharide biosynthesis tyrosine autokinase: MKDEQFNIRQLFGEALRYWYVFAIVFPLIMGSSYYYLKKTEPKYKAEARILIKDDEKSGQLSEEGLFSDLGLGRKMKNLENEMLVLRSTPLMISVVEKLNLQYQYFSREGLREVDLYQNTPIQILDWKPTAEKNSLTGVVRPDNTGGYSIEIKKQKYWGEFGKMLVLPTGTLTLARDRSQEMHEAVTIVILPVRKRAINLLGNLEIAIIGKESSTLSLMIKDASPERAHDILMELISSYNSNSVDEKNQIYKNSIDLINERIQMIAGELSEVESDVEAYKSRFSMTELSSEGSILMNEIATNSKELSEKDVQLEILNSIEDFLVKNKEAFEFVPTNISITNLTLSNQLTRFNQLLAESGRMRSDLGPSHPDLKVMEKQIQNLRQTIIENIRAIKGDLQIASHASYQRKNMLESRLRSLPTRERELLEIARQKNIKENLYLYLLQKREESAISLAITVANGKIIEPATIPQQPISPKKAQIWLIAMFLGVALPTGLALLLDNLNDKVNFKEDIERVTNVPMISMLAFSRQKQHLIIKENSRSVSAEMFRLLRTNLSYITPGEALKTLIVTSSMSGEGKSFIALNLGMTIALTGKKVLILELDLRKPKQDLYLGIKNNKQGLVNFLVDPLLNPAEIIRNSGIHPNLDIITRGPKPPNPGELILSPHLPKLINQLKQSYDFIVLDTPPVGLVADAFQMKDLVQATLYVVRAGLTRQGQLQIVEDIYQKQKLPKPFIVLNGVKLSGMHNYGYNYGYGYGYGYGYGYGYEKGYGHSQGYFEEEELPKKWWKALFQKVITSKKRRNPLKPDPDEKKERQIDIASGKAKEKEKTFQPHDLEV; the protein is encoded by the coding sequence ATGAAAGACGAGCAATTCAATATCAGGCAACTTTTTGGGGAAGCCTTGAGATATTGGTATGTATTCGCAATTGTATTTCCACTGATAATGGGTTCTTCTTATTATTATTTAAAAAAAACCGAGCCAAAATATAAAGCGGAGGCCCGTATTCTTATTAAAGATGATGAAAAGTCAGGTCAGCTAAGCGAGGAGGGATTGTTCAGCGATCTTGGGCTGGGCAGAAAAATGAAGAACCTCGAAAATGAAATGCTGGTGCTTCGATCTACCCCGTTAATGATCTCGGTGGTTGAAAAATTGAATCTTCAATACCAATACTTCTCAAGGGAAGGGCTGCGTGAGGTAGATTTATACCAAAACACACCCATACAAATCCTGGACTGGAAACCTACTGCCGAAAAAAACAGCCTGACAGGTGTAGTTCGTCCGGATAACACTGGCGGATACAGCATTGAAATAAAAAAACAAAAATATTGGGGTGAATTCGGAAAAATGCTGGTATTGCCAACAGGTACTCTCACCCTGGCGAGAGACCGGAGCCAGGAAATGCATGAAGCGGTTACGATTGTTATTCTTCCTGTCAGAAAGCGGGCGATCAATCTGTTGGGAAACCTTGAAATAGCCATTATTGGAAAAGAATCCAGCACCCTTAGCCTCATGATAAAGGATGCCTCTCCGGAAAGAGCTCATGATATTCTCATGGAACTGATCTCTTCTTACAACAGCAATTCGGTCGATGAGAAAAACCAAATATACAAAAATTCGATCGACCTGATCAACGAACGCATTCAAATGATCGCAGGAGAGCTGTCAGAAGTTGAATCAGATGTAGAAGCCTACAAAAGCCGTTTCAGCATGACTGAATTGAGCTCAGAAGGAAGCATCCTGATGAACGAGATTGCTACCAATTCAAAAGAACTCTCTGAAAAAGATGTGCAACTCGAAATACTGAATTCTATTGAAGACTTCCTGGTCAAAAACAAAGAGGCTTTTGAGTTCGTCCCCACCAATATTAGTATTACCAACCTTACCCTTTCCAATCAATTGACCCGGTTCAACCAATTATTGGCAGAAAGTGGCAGAATGCGCAGTGATCTGGGGCCTTCTCATCCTGACCTAAAAGTCATGGAAAAGCAAATACAGAATCTCCGGCAAACCATCATTGAAAATATCCGAGCCATTAAAGGCGATCTTCAGATTGCAAGCCATGCCAGTTATCAAAGAAAAAATATGCTGGAAAGCCGATTGAGGAGCCTCCCAACAAGAGAGAGAGAATTATTAGAAATTGCACGCCAAAAAAACATTAAAGAAAATCTTTATCTCTATTTACTCCAGAAAAGGGAAGAATCGGCCATTTCCCTGGCCATCACCGTGGCTAATGGTAAAATTATTGAACCGGCGACGATTCCTCAACAGCCCATCAGCCCCAAAAAAGCCCAAATCTGGCTCATTGCCATGTTTCTTGGAGTTGCCCTGCCCACGGGGTTAGCCCTTTTGCTGGACAACCTGAACGACAAAGTTAATTTCAAGGAAGATATTGAAAGGGTAACCAATGTTCCCATGATAAGTATGCTGGCTTTCAGCCGGCAAAAACAGCATTTGATCATAAAGGAAAACAGCCGGTCCGTTTCAGCAGAAATGTTTCGGTTGTTACGAACTAATCTTTCCTATATTACCCCGGGAGAAGCATTGAAGACGCTCATTGTGACTTCGAGCATGTCAGGAGAGGGAAAATCTTTTATCGCCCTCAACCTGGGAATGACCATTGCCCTGACTGGCAAAAAGGTATTGATATTGGAACTTGATCTCAGGAAACCGAAGCAGGATCTTTACCTGGGCATCAAAAATAACAAGCAAGGGCTGGTTAACTTTTTGGTTGACCCATTGCTAAACCCTGCTGAAATTATCAGGAACAGCGGCATACATCCCAACCTGGACATCATTACCAGGGGCCCCAAACCCCCGAATCCCGGTGAATTAATCTTGTCTCCTCATCTGCCTAAACTGATCAACCAACTTAAGCAAAGTTATGATTTTATCGTATTGGACACCCCGCCCGTGGGTCTTGTAGCAGATGCCTTTCAGATGAAGGATCTCGTCCAGGCTACCCTTTATGTAGTCCGGGCAGGCCTAACGCGACAGGGACAATTGCAGATCGTCGAAGATATTTACCAAAAACAAAAACTCCCCAAACCTTTTATTGTGCTCAACGGTGTAAAATTGAGCGGGATGCATAATTATGGTTATAATTATGGATATGGGTACGGATATGGGTATGGATATGGGTATGGGTACGAAAAGGGATACGGGCATTCCCAGGGATACTTTGAAGAAGAGGAGCTTCCGAAAAAATGGTGGAAAGCATTATTTCAAAAAGTAATAACCTCTAAGAAAAGAAGGAACCCCCTGAAGCCCGATCCGGACGAAAAAAAGGAAAGGCAAATAGACATAGCGTCTGGAAAGGCAAAAGAAAAAGAAAAAACTTTTCAACCTCATGACCTTGAGGTGTAG
- a CDS encoding sodium/sugar symporter, translating into MYFSTLDYVVFVGYALFIVALGLWVSRKGGKSAEDYFLASKSLPWWAIGASLIAANISAEQFIGMSGSGFAIGLAIASYEWMAAITLIIVGKFFLPIFIKKGLYTIPEFVEQRYGTNLKTILAVFWIALFIFVNLTSVLYLGATALDTIIGDGSGSLFMTAIIGLAVFAAAYSLWGGLSAVAWTDVVQVVLLIIGGLITSFIALSHVAPDGNIFTGFKVIYEAVPEKFSMILQKGEIITPNGKDAWWDLPGLAVLLGGMWVANLYYWGFNQYIIQRTFAAKSLKESQKGIAFAAFLKLIIPLIVVIPGIVAYVLNAGPDGVVTADSVDPSFIGKGGNFINDNAAPWLIKSFIPTGLKGLVLAALAAAIVSSLASMLNSTATIFTMDIYKPYFSKGTGEKNLVKVGRITATVALIIAVILAPQLKNLGQVFQYIQEYTGIVSPGILAVFMLGLFWKKTTNNAAIWGVILSIPIALYFKVAPNEWSDSAFFFELPFMNQMFWTWILTMIIMVVISYIEKKGADHEKGIELSKSLFATSPAFNVSAIVISLILVALYAMFW; encoded by the coding sequence ATGTATTTTAGTACTTTAGATTACGTCGTTTTTGTCGGGTACGCATTGTTTATCGTAGCCTTAGGGTTATGGGTTTCCCGAAAAGGAGGGAAATCAGCGGAGGACTATTTTCTTGCCAGTAAATCCTTGCCCTGGTGGGCTATTGGTGCATCGTTGATCGCGGCCAACATTTCCGCTGAACAATTCATTGGCATGTCGGGATCAGGTTTTGCCATTGGACTCGCTATTGCTTCTTATGAGTGGATGGCGGCAATTACCCTGATCATAGTGGGTAAGTTTTTCCTGCCTATTTTCATCAAAAAGGGGCTGTACACTATCCCTGAATTTGTTGAACAACGGTATGGCACCAATCTAAAAACCATTCTTGCCGTTTTCTGGATCGCCCTGTTCATTTTCGTCAATTTAACCTCGGTCCTCTATTTGGGGGCTACGGCACTGGATACGATCATTGGTGACGGCAGCGGCTCATTATTTATGACGGCCATCATCGGACTGGCGGTATTTGCAGCGGCCTATTCCCTGTGGGGAGGCCTTTCTGCAGTGGCGTGGACGGATGTGGTTCAGGTCGTCCTGCTTATCATCGGTGGATTGATTACTTCCTTTATAGCCCTTTCCCACGTAGCCCCGGACGGGAATATTTTTACCGGGTTTAAAGTGATCTATGAAGCGGTACCCGAAAAATTCTCCATGATCCTTCAGAAAGGAGAAATCATTACCCCCAACGGAAAAGATGCCTGGTGGGATCTTCCCGGCTTGGCGGTATTGCTTGGTGGTATGTGGGTGGCCAATTTATATTACTGGGGCTTTAACCAGTACATCATCCAGCGTACCTTTGCGGCCAAGAGTTTGAAAGAATCTCAAAAAGGGATCGCTTTTGCTGCCTTTTTGAAATTGATCATTCCATTGATCGTCGTTATTCCGGGAATCGTGGCTTATGTGTTGAATGCCGGACCTGATGGGGTGGTAACGGCAGATTCTGTTGATCCTTCCTTTATTGGAAAAGGAGGCAATTTCATCAATGACAATGCCGCGCCCTGGTTGATTAAATCATTTATTCCTACCGGGTTGAAAGGTTTGGTACTGGCAGCTCTTGCGGCGGCCATCGTTTCCTCCCTGGCCTCCATGCTGAATTCAACAGCAACCATTTTTACCATGGATATTTATAAGCCTTATTTTTCAAAAGGTACAGGTGAGAAAAACCTGGTAAAAGTAGGACGTATCACTGCAACCGTTGCTTTGATCATCGCTGTTATTTTGGCACCACAGTTGAAAAACCTCGGTCAGGTATTCCAATACATCCAGGAATATACAGGGATCGTAAGCCCGGGTATCCTGGCCGTATTTATGCTGGGGCTGTTCTGGAAAAAGACGACCAACAATGCTGCCATTTGGGGGGTCATTCTTTCCATCCCCATCGCGCTTTATTTCAAGGTGGCTCCGAATGAATGGTCTGACAGTGCCTTTTTCTTTGAATTACCTTTCATGAACCAGATGTTCTGGACCTGGATTCTTACTATGATCATCATGGTGGTGATCAGTTATATTGAAAAGAAAGGAGCAGATCACGAAAAAGGAATCGAACTGTCAAAGAGTTTGTTTGCCACCAGTCCTGCCTTCAATGTAAGCGCCATTGTCATCAGTTTGATTTTGGTGGCATTGTATGCGATGTTTTGGTAG
- a CDS encoding ABC transporter ATP-binding protein encodes MIKLDKLTKVYRTDEIESTALNEVTFEIKKGEFVSVMGPSGCGKSTLLNVLGLLDKPDRGSYEFLGTEVAGFSEKERSDLRKKNIGFVFQNFNLIDELTVFENIELPLIYNKIGAAERKQRVNELIEKIGISSRASHFPQQLSGGQQQRVAVARALITKPPLILADEPTGNLDSKNGNEVMDLLVELNQEGTTIIMVTHSAHDAGFSTRTINLLDGRIVPGSQNIVSALPA; translated from the coding sequence ATGATAAAACTGGATAAACTAACCAAGGTATACCGGACGGATGAAATAGAATCCACGGCATTGAACGAAGTAACCTTCGAGATAAAAAAGGGTGAGTTCGTTTCCGTTATGGGCCCTTCAGGCTGCGGAAAATCGACTTTATTGAATGTGTTGGGGTTATTGGACAAACCCGACAGGGGGAGTTATGAATTTTTGGGCACAGAAGTGGCTGGATTCAGTGAAAAAGAACGATCTGACCTCCGCAAGAAAAACATAGGTTTTGTTTTTCAAAACTTTAACCTGATCGATGAACTGACCGTTTTTGAAAATATTGAACTGCCGTTAATTTACAATAAAATTGGAGCTGCCGAACGTAAACAAAGGGTAAATGAATTGATTGAAAAGATCGGGATTTCCAGCAGGGCCTCGCATTTTCCCCAACAATTGTCCGGAGGGCAACAGCAGCGGGTGGCCGTGGCAAGAGCCCTGATCACCAAACCTCCTTTGATTTTGGCAGATGAGCCCACGGGTAACCTCGATAGCAAAAATGGTAATGAAGTGATGGATTTGTTGGTCGAATTAAACCAGGAAGGGACTACTATAATCATGGTGACTCACTCGGCACATGATGCTGGTTTTTCAACGAGGACCATCAATTTATTGGACGGTCGCATTGTACCTGGGAGCCAGAACATTGTTTCTGCTCTTCCTGCCTAG
- a CDS encoding Gfo/Idh/MocA family oxidoreductase, which translates to MKNFALIGAAGYIAPRHLQAILETSNNLIVALDKNDSVGIMDRYFPQAAFFTEFERFDRHVCKLIRRGDPIDYVSVCTPNYLHDAHIRFGLRVGAHVICEKPLMLTPRNINALRYLEEESSKNIYTILQLRLHPSLLKLKREVEAAPPDKTYDIDLTYITSRGNWYYSSWKGDLEKSGGIATNIGIHFFDMLTWIFGDVKSNIVHIHTHDRAAGYLELEKARVRWFLSINYATIPNEVKNNGMTTYRSLTLDDRKIEFSDGFTDLHTRSYEAILAGNGFGLAEASKAIQIAYHIRNAFPVGLTGEFHPLALLPQSRHPFKPEAYRQESPFQEQDLHHHN; encoded by the coding sequence ATGAAGAACTTTGCCCTCATTGGAGCTGCCGGTTATATCGCTCCGCGTCACCTGCAGGCCATATTGGAAACCAGTAATAACCTCATCGTCGCCCTGGACAAAAACGACTCCGTGGGAATTATGGACCGGTATTTTCCTCAAGCGGCATTTTTTACGGAGTTTGAACGTTTTGACCGACACGTTTGCAAACTCATCCGCAGAGGGGATCCGATAGATTATGTCAGTGTTTGTACCCCAAATTATCTACATGATGCACACATACGTTTTGGCCTCCGGGTGGGTGCGCATGTAATATGTGAAAAACCATTGATGCTCACCCCACGTAATATTAATGCGTTGCGCTACCTGGAGGAAGAAAGCAGTAAAAACATCTATACTATCCTGCAATTGAGGTTACACCCTTCCCTTTTAAAATTAAAGCGGGAAGTGGAGGCTGCTCCGCCTGATAAAACCTACGATATTGACCTAACCTATATCACCTCCAGAGGCAACTGGTATTATTCAAGCTGGAAAGGAGACCTTGAAAAATCGGGAGGTATCGCCACCAATATCGGCATCCACTTTTTCGATATGCTGACCTGGATCTTTGGGGATGTAAAAAGCAACATCGTCCACATTCATACCCATGACCGGGCCGCCGGGTACCTCGAACTGGAAAAAGCCCGGGTGCGCTGGTTTTTGAGTATTAATTATGCGACCATTCCCAACGAGGTCAAAAATAATGGGATGACCACCTACAGATCCCTTACGCTGGATGATCGAAAGATAGAATTCAGTGATGGCTTTACCGATCTGCATACCCGAAGTTATGAGGCCATCCTGGCAGGAAATGGCTTTGGTCTGGCAGAGGCATCCAAAGCCATTCAAATTGCGTACCACATCCGGAATGCCTTCCCCGTCGGATTGACCGGTGAGTTCCACCCCTTAGCACTTTTGCCTCAAAGCCGGCACCCCTTCAAACCGGAAGCATACCGCCAGGAATCCCCGTTCCAGGAGCAGGATTTACATCATCATAATTAA
- a CDS encoding polysaccharide biosynthesis/export family protein, translated as MNCRCFLRIFILLLTGLCFGCGSVKHPEMMMLTEMQNELIKIDSLPVLKIKTDDILNIQVASRNPETVRAFYQRGEAAVGASGERALGAQEGYRVDEEGNIYLPFIGKIKAEGETILQLRQNITDSLVQFIPDASIQVRFLNFRVTLLGEVNRPNTYIIPNERLTILEAIGMAGDFTPYARRNSVLVIRERAGSREFSRINTQDKSIFESPYFYLSPNDILYIEPLRAKQYATQGDFLQRYSGILIPMVSLLTFVLGTTLSK; from the coding sequence ATGAATTGTCGCTGTTTTTTACGCATTTTCATATTACTCTTAACGGGGCTGTGCTTTGGGTGTGGCAGCGTTAAGCATCCTGAAATGATGATGCTCACCGAGATGCAAAATGAGTTGATAAAGATCGATAGTTTACCGGTCTTAAAGATCAAAACAGATGATATTTTAAACATCCAGGTGGCCAGCAGGAATCCTGAAACGGTTAGGGCTTTTTATCAAAGGGGGGAAGCAGCGGTCGGAGCCTCGGGGGAAAGGGCCCTAGGAGCACAGGAAGGTTATCGCGTGGACGAGGAAGGCAATATTTATCTTCCTTTTATTGGCAAAATTAAAGCCGAAGGGGAAACCATCCTGCAGTTGCGCCAAAATATTACCGACAGCCTGGTGCAATTCATCCCTGATGCCTCCATCCAGGTTAGGTTTTTAAACTTTCGGGTTACCCTACTCGGTGAAGTGAACCGCCCCAACACTTATATTATTCCCAACGAACGTCTTACCATACTGGAGGCCATTGGTATGGCAGGAGATTTCACCCCTTATGCTCGAAGGAACTCGGTTCTCGTGATCCGTGAAAGAGCAGGTTCCCGGGAATTTAGCCGCATCAATACACAGGACAAATCCATTTTTGAATCGCCCTATTTTTATCTCAGTCCAAACGACATTTTATATATCGAACCACTCAGAGCCAAACAATACGCCACCCAGGGCGATTTCCTCCAAAGATATTCCGGAATTCTTATCCCGATGGTGAGCTTGCTGACTTTCGTATTAGGTACTACTCTTTCAAAATAA